One segment of Panicum virgatum strain AP13 chromosome 3K, P.virgatum_v5, whole genome shotgun sequence DNA contains the following:
- the LOC120699026 gene encoding cation-chloride cotransporter 1-like, with translation MENGGIEEADDALPVPTPLNGRRYRPVGSSDRAVIQMTSMEPGSSSAASIEAVVTPQPPRNLKPDANLTIDPSMREGSPDDHAASGGSQGDSKLELFGFDSLVNILGLKSMTGEHIQAPSSPRDGEDVAITIGRPKETGPKFGTMMGVFVPCLQNILGIIYYIRFTWIVGMAGVWQSLVLVSFCGACTFLTGISLSAIATNGAMKGGGPYYLIGRALGPEVGVSIGLCFFLGNAVAGSMYVLGAVETFLDAVPSAGLFQKSVTVVNNTLVNGTETAGTSTISTPSLHDLQVYGVIVTILLCFIVFGGVKIINKVAPAFLIPVLFSLLCIYLGVFIAPRHNAPKGITGLSITTFKDNWGSDYQRTNNAGVPDPSGSIYWDFNALVGLFFPAVTGIMAGSNRSASLKDTQRSIPIGTLSATLTTTAMYLFSVLLFGALATREELLTDRLLTATVAWPAPAVIYIGIILSTLGAALQSLTGAPRLLAAIANDDILPVLNYFKVSEGSEPHAATLFTAFICVCCVVIGNLDLITPTITMFFLLCYAGVNLSCFLLDLLDAPSWRPRWKFHHWSLSLVGALLCVVIMFLISWSFTVVSLALASLIYYYVSIKGKAGDWGDGFKSAYFQLALRSLRSLGANQVHPKNWYPIPLIFCRPWGKLPENVPCHPKLADFANCMKKKGRGMSIFVSIMDGDYHELAEDAKTACRQLDAYIDYKRCEGVAEIIVAPTMSDGFRSIVQTMGLGNLKPNIVVMRYPEIWRRENLTQIPSTFVSIINYCIIANKAVVIVKGLDEWPNEYQRQYGTIDLYWIVRDGGLMLLLSQLLLTKESFESCKIQVFCISEEDTDAEELKADVKKFLYDLRMQAEVIVVTMKSWESHMESSSTGAQQDDSHEAYTSAQQRIRTYLDEMKETAQRERQPLMENGRQVVVNEQKVDKFLCTMLKLNSTILRYSRMAAVVLVSLPPPPLNHPSYFYMEYMDLLVENVPRMLIVRGYTRDVVTFFT, from the exons ATGGAGAACGGTGGGATCGAGGAGGCGGACGACGCGCTGCCGGTGCCCACGCCGCTGAACGGGCGGCGGTACCGGCCTGTCGGGTCGAGCGACCGCGCCGTCATCCAGATGACCTCCATGGAGCCGGGgtcatcctccgccgcctccatcgaGGCCGTCGTGACGCCCCAGCCTCCGAG GAATCTTAAACCTGATGCTAATCTAACTATTGATCCAAGCATGCGAGAAGGTTCTCCTGATGATCATGCTGCATCTGGTGGATCTCAAGGGGATTCAAAGCTAGAGCTATTTGGTTTTGATTCTCTTGTAAATATATTGGGCCTCAAGAG CATGACAGGAGAACATATTCAGGCCCCTTCAAGTCCTAGGGATGGTGAGGATGTAGCAATTACCATTGGACGCCCCAAG GAAACTGGACCTAAGTTCGGCACCATGATGGGTGTCTTTGTTCCATGCTTGCAGAATATCTTGGGAATCATTTATTATATCCGTTTTACCTG GATTGTAGGTATGGCAGGTGTATGGCAGTCGCTTGTTTTAGTTTCATTTTGTGGCGCTTGCACATTTTTAACTGGAATATCATTAAGTGCCATTGCAACTAATGGAGCAATGAAG GGTGGTGGGCCATATTATCTTATAGGCCGTGCACTTGGTCCTGAAGTTGGAGTTAGTATTGGGCTATGCTTCTTCCTTGGGAATGCAGTTGCTGGATCCAT GTATGTGCTTGGGGCTGTAGAAACTTTTCTTGATGCTGTTCCTTCTGCTGGACTTTTCCAAA AAAGTGTGACAGTTGTTAACAATACACTAGTAAATGGTACAGAAACTGCTGGCACATCTACTATATCAACACCCAGCTTGCACGATCTTCAAGTGTATGGTGTGATTGTGACCATACTGCTATGCTTTATTGTCTTTGGTGGTGTCAAAATCATCAACAAGGTTGCACCTGCTTTCTTAATACCAGTTCTGTTTTCGCTACTGTGCATCTATCTTGGTGTCTTCATTGCACCAAGGCATAATGCTCCAA AGGGAATCACTGGGTTGAGTATAACCACATTTAAAGATAATTGGGGCTCAGATTATCAACGTACAAACAATGCTGGTGTTCCTGATCCAAGTGGATCAATATATTGGGATTTCAA tGCTTTGGTGGGTCTCTTTTTCCCAGCAGTGACTGGAATAATGGCTGGCTCAAACCGATCTGCCTCACTGAAAGATACACAACGTTCAATACCAATCGGCACATTATCTGCAACTCTTACAACAACTGCTATGTACCTTTTCTCTGTGCTTCTATTTGGAGCCTTGGCCACAAGGGAGGAGCTTCTAACTGATAG GCTTCTTACTGCTACAGTGGCttggcctgctcctgcagtgaTTTACATTGGCATTATTCTGTCCACTTTAGGTGCAGCTCTTCAGAGTCTGACAGGGGCTCCAAGGTTACTTGCAGCGATAGCGAACGATGATATTCTTCCAGTTCTTAATTACTTCAAAGTTTCTGAGGGATCTGAACCCCATGCAGCCACTTTATTCACAGCATTCATCTGTGTTTGCTGTGTGGTTATTGGAAACTTGGATTTAATTACACCCACTATCacaatgttttttcttctgtGCTATGCTGGTGTGAACCTGTCATGTTTTTTGCTTGACCTCCTTGATGCTCCTAGTTGGCGCCCTCGATGGAAATTTCACCATTGGAGCCTTTCACTTGTTGGTGCATTGCTTTGTGTTG TGATCATGTTTCTGATCTCATGGTCTTTCACTGTTGTCTCCCTTGCCCTTGCAAGCCTCATCTATTACTATGTGAGCATAAAAGGGAAGGCTGGAGACTGGGGAGATGGGTTCAAGAGTGCATACTTTCAGTTGGCGCTCCGAAGTCTCAGATCACTTGGAG CAAACCAAGTCCATCCTAAGAATTGGTACCCCATTCCTTTGATATTCTGCCGTCCATGGGGTAAACTTCCAGAAAATGTTCCTTGTCATCCAAAACTTGCAGACTTTGCTAATTGTATGAAGAAGAAGGGCCGTGGTATGTCAATTTTTGTCTCAATAATGGATGGTGATTATCATGAACTGGCAGAGGATGCCAAGACTGCATGCCGTCAACTGGATGCTTACATTGACTACAAACGCTGTGAGGGTGTTGCGGAGATCATTGTGGCTCCCACTATGTCTGATGGCTTCCGTAGCATTGTGCAGACCATGGGCCTAGGAAACTTGAAGCCGAACATTGTTGTGATGCGGTACCCTGAGATCTGGCGACGTGAGAATTTGACACAGATACCGTCAACCTTTGTCAGCATAATAAATTATTGCATTATTGCTAACAAGGCAGTAGTCATTGTGAAGGGGCTCGATGAGTGGCCTAATGAGTACCAGCGACAGTATGGGACTATTGACCTGTACTGGATTGTAAGAGATGGAGGATTGATGCTTCTTCTGTCACAGCTCCTGCTCACAAAGGAGAGCTTTGAGAGCTGTAAGATCCAAGTCTTCTGCATATCTGAAGAGGACACTGATGCAGAGGAGCTGAAGGCGGATGTCAAAAAGTTCTTGTACGATCTTAGGATGCAAGCTGAGGTCATCGTTGTGACTATGAAATCATGGGAATCACACATGGAGAGCAGCAGCACTGGCGCTCAGCAGGATGACTCCCATGAGGCTTACACAAGCGCACAGCAAAGGATCAGGACGTACCTTGATGAGATGAAGGAAACTGCACAAAGAGAAAGGCAGCCACTAATGGAGAATGGGAGGCAAGTCGTTGTGAATGAGCAGAAGGTTGACAAGTTCCTGTGCACAATGTTGAAGTTGAACTCCACGATACTCAGATACTCCAGAATGGCAGCCGTGGTGCTTGTGAGCCTGCCCCCACCACCACTAAATCATCCTTCGTATTTCTACATGGAGTACATGGATTTACTTGTAGAGAATGTCCCACGCATGTTAATAGTTAGGGGATACACAAGAGATGTTGTCACATTTTTCACATAA
- the LOC120699027 gene encoding FHA domain-containing protein DDL-like: protein MASAVERRREEHPRRSRSPARERERRGTPPRRRSPPERSASHRDRERSPPREKAKERARSPRSPAKASLSQRERSPPREKAKDQRVRSPKHAREQSRSPSPARRRGSRSPSPRTKRLRRAQGEREAAQVTDSDRRKSSHREERDTGRHREPDEGRDASMDRKVERETVQVTNGDRRKSSHRDDRDSGGKHRERDEGRDASRDRKAEREDARDKKSDRDDGKDHSRDRRAGRDDRSGASKETLSSRDDDRHDSRGGRPDRDDWKAASSKEQRVDRAEKRDSTREKLTDQEESNGGSGRSSRRGRSVSPDEHRHRGRHESHPSPRVSRSAARTEDINSRGGEVSRSGDPDALAIMNAATEALEAKEKQKPSFELSGKLAEETNRVAGVNLLYSEPPEARKSEIRWRLYVFKGGEPLNEPLYVHRMTCYLFGRERKVSDIPTDHPSCSKQHAVLQYRLVEKEQPDGMMVKKVRPYLMDLDSTNGTFINQNRIEPRRYYELFEKDTIKFGNSSREYVLLHENSTG from the exons ATGGCTTCGGCGGTGGAGAGGCGGAGGGAGGAGCACCCCCGGAGATCGCGCTCCCCGGCTAGGGAGAGGGAGCGGAGGGGCACGCCGCCACGCAGGCGGAGCCCCCCTGAGCGGAGCGCGTCGCACAGGGACAGGGAGAGGTCGCCTCCGAGGGAGAAGGCGAAGGAGCGTGCCAGGTCGCCGCGATCTCCTGCTAAGGCCAGCCTGTCGCAGAGGGAGAGGTCGCCTCCGAGGGAGAAGGCGAAGGACCAGCGGGTCAGGTCACCGAAACACGCAAGGGAGCAGTCACGATCACCCTCGCCTGCCAGGAGGCGCGGCTCTAGGTCGCCATCACCGCGCACCAAGAGGCTGAGGAGAGCCCAGGGCGAGCGGGAGGCTGCGCAGGTGACTGACAGTGATCGCCGCAAGTCCAGCCACAGGGAGGAGCGGGACACCGGGAGGCACAGGGAACCTGATGAGGGGAGGGATGCTTCGATGGACAGGAAGGTGGAGCGGGAGACAGTGCAGGTAACCAATGGTGACCGCCGGAAGTCCTCTCACAGGGATGACAGGGACTCAGGAGGCAAGCACCGTGAGCGTGATGAAGGGAGGGATGCATCTAGAGATAGAAAGGCAGAGCGGGAGGATGCCAGAGATAAGAAATCTGATCGAGATGATGGAAAGGATCATTCAAGGGATAGAAGGGCTGGAAGAGATGACAGGTCTGGTGCTTCAAAGGAGACATTGTCGAGCCGGGATGATGATAGGCATgattcaagaggtggaaggccTGATCGCGATGACTGGAAAGCTGCTTCTTCAAAGGAGCAAAGGGTGGACCGTGCTGAGAAAAGGGATTCAACAAGGGAGAAACTAACAGATCAGGAGGAGAGCAATGGAGGATCAGGAAGGTCATCTAGGCGTGGTCGATCAGTGTCTCCAGATGAGCACAGGCATCGGGGCAGGCATGAGTCCCATCCATCACCGAGGGTCTCCAGAAGTGCAGCACGTACTGAG GATATCAACTCTAGAGGAGGTGAAGTGTCCAG GAGCGGAGATCCTGATGCTTTGGCAATAATGAACGCTGCCACAGAAGCTCTTGAAGCAAAAGAAAAG CAAAAGCCATCCTTTGAGTTGTCTGGAAAGCTTGCTGAGGAGACCAACAGAGTTGCAG GTGTAAATCTATTATATTCAGAACCCCCAGAGGCTCGCAAGTCAGAGATTAGATGGAGGCTCTATGTATTTAAGGGTGGAGAACCGCTGAATG AACCACTGTATGTTCATCGGATGACCTGCTACCTTTTTGGAAGAGAAAGGAAAGTTTCAGACATCCCCACAGATCATCCCTCCTGCAGCAAGCAGCATGCAGTTCTTCAATATAG ACTTGTAGAGAAGGAGCAACCAGATGGCATGATGGTAAAGAAAGTGAG GCCTTATCTAATGGATCTTGATAGTACAAATGGGACTTTCATTAAT CAAAATCGCATCGAACCTCGTCGCTATTATGAACTATTTGAAAAAGATACAATCAAGTTTGGCAATAGTAG CCGGGAGTATGTTTTACTCCATGAAAATTCAACAGGATGA